Proteins from a genomic interval of Salvelinus sp. IW2-2015 linkage group LG14, ASM291031v2, whole genome shotgun sequence:
- the LOC111972817 gene encoding uncharacterized protein, with product MPRVPAHLRERTLGMLQGGMRTAEVARARNCYVRTVRCLRQRYRETGQTADRPCSGRPRVTTPALDLYIRTSHLRDRYRMATTTARVTPGMHNPSISAQTVRNRLREAVLRVFRPVVRQVLTRHHRQQRRLWAQTHHRWTRQDCQKPVLWSGIDLEVEGPSWSGAVCHSIIGLSLLSLQAISKLCVTGNSSSSLMWYPSCRLILT from the exons atgcccagggtccctgctcatctgcgtgaacgtactttaggcatgctgcaaggaggcatgaggactgcagaagtGGCCAGGGCAAGAAATTGCTATGTCCGAACTGTGAGATGCcttagacagcgctacagggagacaggacagacagctgatcgtccttgcagtggtagaccacgtgtaacaacacctgcactggATCTGTACATCCGAacgtcacacctgcgggacaggtacaggatggcaacaacaactgcccgagtaacaccaggaatgcacaatccctcaatcagtgctcagactgtccgcaataggctgagagaggctgtactgagggtttttaggcctgttgtaaggcaggtcctcaccagacatcacaggcaacaacgtcgcctatgggcacaaacccaccatcgctggaccagacaggactgtcaaaa gcctgtactctggagcgggatcgatttggaggtggagggtccgtcatggtctggggcagtgtgtcacagcatcatcggactgagcttgttgtcattgcaggcaatctcaaagctgtgcgttacagggaattcatcctcctccctcatgtggtacccttcctgcaggctcatcctgacatga